GCAACCCTGATCTGGTATCCGGTTAAAGGTTCATTTCGAGCAGGAAATGCTGATGGGGGAAAATGGAATGATGGGCTTATGGGGAAGTTCTCGTTCGCGGCCGGAACCAGTACGGAGGCCAGCGGGTTAGCAAGTGCCGCATTTGGTATTTCTACAAAAGCATCCGTAGAATACTCGCTGGCTACAGGACTTTTCACAGAATCAACCGCATCCGGTTCTGCTACCTTTGGTGCATTTACTAAGGCGCAGGGTGCAGCTTCTGCTGCATTTGGTCAATATACTGTCGCCAAAACGAGAGGTTCGTTTGTTGCAGGGTTGTATAATAATGCTTCCGATTTCCCAGATCCGGATAATGAAAAAGATGACGATCGGATTTTTCAAATCGGTAATGGTGATTCTGAGAAACGACTAAATGCATTGACCTTACTCAGAAACGGAAATTTGGGGCTGGGTAAAGATGTACTTGAACCAAAATACATACTCGATATTGGCGGGAGACCACGCGTGCGCCACATTGGTACGGCAACGGCGGGGATTTACCTGGATGATTCTGAAAATAAAGAACGCGGCTTTGTAGGAATGCGCACCGACGACCAAATCGGTTTTTATCTGGATACCTGGAAATTCTGGGTAAACACAGCAGGGAATGCAGTTTTATTGGGAAATCTCACTCAAACCTCCGATGCGCGTTTGAAGCATAAGCTAAGCCCAATCACCGAAAGTCTGGCAAAAGTTACAGGGTTGGCTCCCTACCACTACTATTGGAAAGATCCGGAAAGAGAGCAAAATATTCAGACCGGATTAATTGCTCAGGAGGTCGAAAAGCTATTTCCGGAATTGGTGAAAGCTGACGCGCAGGGTTACAAATCTGTCAATTACATCGGTCTGATCCCCCATTTGATAGATTCGGTTAAAGAACTTAACAAAAAGAATGAGCTTCTGACTTCACAAAACCAATTGATTCAGGAACAAAATGTGGTTATGATACGCAAACTGGAAGCAATGGAGGCGCGCCTGAATGAATCGGAATTCCCAAAGACAGCAATGCGGACGAAATGACTACTGATATCTGTATCAGAGTATCCGATTCTCAATCCGTATTTCCTCATCAAATAATGCAGAAGAGAGGCGGGCATGATCTTTAAAATTAAATACCTGTCCACTATTCCTGACGTTTTCAATTTTCGAGAAATCCAGCGCCTGTATCAGCCAGCCTTCCTGATTCGGAGGCATGGTTGCTATTATTCCTTCCTCCGGCAAATCCTTGTCGGGGGTTGCATAGAAAGCAGCAAAACCGTAGTTAATGTCAACTGCTGGTGACCATGCCGCATTTCCCACAGTTTGAGAAACAACCGTATAAGCCTGATTTTCAAGCGCGCGCGCGCGGGCACCTATATGTACGCGGGTAGCTCCGCGGATAGTTTCTGTACAACTGGGTGCCAGAACAAGTGTCGCTCCTGCATGGCTGAGTAGTTGGGAGCCTACCGAAAATTCAACGTCATAACAGATCTGAACACCAAATTTGCCCCATTCTGCTTCAAAAACAGTCAGCGTTTTCGGTGCACTTTCGATACCCCATTCTTCATTTTCAAATCGGGTCATGAAAAATTTATCCTGATAACCCGCCGGCCCGGTCTGAGAAAAAACGTAAGCCCGGTTCAGGTTTTTTCCATTCTCTACTACGGGGATCGTCGGGGCTACGATGACAACATGATATTTTTTCGCCAGGCTTTCAAATGCCGCGCAATACTCATTCCTGATCGCGTCCAACGCGTGTATTTGTTTGCGGATATCGCGTTTGACATCTTCTGAAAAGATGCTTACAAGCTCCATAGAGCCATATTCAGGAAAGAGCAGCAATTCCGCACCCTTACTTGCCGCTTCTCCAACCCACTTTTCAACATGCGCCTCCCAGGCAGAAAAATCCGCGTGTTCCGTGACCGGATACTGTGCGGATGCAATCGTTACCTTCATCAATGATCTTTCAGGTTTTTGACCCAGAACGTCATTTTCTTTTCGCTCTGGACTGTGTCGCCAATGTCCAGCCATTTCATCTGCGTTTGGAGCCGCGATTCTTTATGATAACCTCTTTTAAGCCAAAAAGCGTCATTCGGACGATAATCAGATGGCTTCAACGGGTGATCCACCGCTCGTTCCACCGCGCAGAAACAGGCCGTTTCAAAATTCCCAAAACTACGGGCATGTGATTCTCTTTCGTCAAAAAAACGATGCCCCAGCCCTGCGCCCCGGTATTCTTTCAGTAAAATGCTTTCACCGAAATAGAATACCGAACCCAAATCATAACCAGGATCCTCAAATGGCTTGCGAACTTCATCCGTTTCGTCGGTAAGTGGAATGCAGGTTGTAGCGCCAATCATTGTCTGATCATCGTAAACAGCGAAAAGCAGCGCCTTGTCAGATTGAGCGTAAATTTTCAGATACTCCGTTTCATAGTTGGGCGAGCCTTCGTACAAGTAGGGGAAATCGCGAAAAACGGTAATGCGCAACTCGCCCAGATCTTCAAAAACGGAGGATATCTCAGCTCCTTTTTTCCAGATAAAAGTCAGCTCTCCCATTATTTTTTCGATACCAGTTCGATCCAGAGCAGCAGGTTATAGTAGGTGGTTATCCGATTGATTTTCCCCTCCTTCACTTCCAGAAACGCCCCGGCAGGAAGCACATAGGTTTGCCCATAAGCTTCCGGCAGGCCTTCTTCGCCTTTTTTATAAATTCCGTTTACCACAAATTCAACAGCCACCCGGGAGCCGGTCTTTTCAGTAAAAAAGACCATATCGGTCAGCGTTTCTTCGTAAGCCACGTCCATATTGCCCAGAAATTCCGTAAACTTTTCGATACCTATCCGGACATCCCCCTGATTCGCCTCGTGGCGGACTTGCGGGTCGAGGAGGGCGAGCATTCCTTTCCAGTCTTTTTTATTAAAACAGTCGTAATACAGTTCAACGGTTTCGAGTGCGGTCATTTCAATTCATTTTGAGGTATATAAATCCATTTATCCCGGGTGCGGAACCCGACTTTATAGCTCTGCCCATGATAGTTAAGCCGCTCACCTTCATAGCGTTCAGCGAGTATCAAATCCGGCTGAAATCCGGTTTCCTCTAAAACTTTAGAGGGATTCCGGACTAATACATGTTCAAAAATACGGCCTTCTTTTTGCAAAGCGTGTTGAAACCCGTAATCATAGCTGGCCTCCGTAAAGTCAAAACCTATTTTCTGAGGATTTCTTGCGTTGATGTAGCTGACTATCTCTTCAATTTCTGGAAGAAAATCTCCCCAAAGAATCTGCCCGGGCTCCGCAAAAAGTACGCTTTCCTGCATCAGGTTCAGGTTTTGCGAGC
This Dyadobacter sp. UC 10 DNA region includes the following protein-coding sequences:
- a CDS encoding tail fiber domain-containing protein yields the protein MKTSFLSLLFLLSFRFVAAQAPESFNFQGVARGADGKLVKNIITRLRITIHSENLSGPVAYSETHRPSTNEHGIFTIAVGKGLVESGEFNKISWGTVSHFIHLELDPAGGTEYVDLGSTQLLSVPYAAHAKEAGQWRDGTPVVQTMKIGSEVDVNDPNPDPNDPKVKKYYLPDIGDGATLIWYPVKGSFRAGNADGGKWNDGLMGKFSFAAGTSTEASGLASAAFGISTKASVEYSLATGLFTESTASGSATFGAFTKAQGAASAAFGQYTVAKTRGSFVAGLYNNASDFPDPDNEKDDDRIFQIGNGDSEKRLNALTLLRNGNLGLGKDVLEPKYILDIGGRPRVRHIGTATAGIYLDDSENKERGFVGMRTDDQIGFYLDTWKFWVNTAGNAVLLGNLTQTSDARLKHKLSPITESLAKVTGLAPYHYYWKDPEREQNIQTGLIAQEVEKLFPELVKADAQGYKSVNYIGLIPHLIDSVKELNKKNELLTSQNQLIQEQNVVMIRKLEAMEARLNESEFPKTAMRTK
- a CDS encoding carbon-nitrogen hydrolase family protein; amino-acid sequence: MKVTIASAQYPVTEHADFSAWEAHVEKWVGEAASKGAELLLFPEYGSMELVSIFSEDVKRDIRKQIHALDAIRNEYCAAFESLAKKYHVVIVAPTIPVVENGKNLNRAYVFSQTGPAGYQDKFFMTRFENEEWGIESAPKTLTVFEAEWGKFGVQICYDVEFSVGSQLLSHAGATLVLAPSCTETIRGATRVHIGARARALENQAYTVVSQTVGNAAWSPAVDINYGFAAFYATPDKDLPEEGIIATMPPNQEGWLIQALDFSKIENVRNSGQVFNFKDHARLSSALFDEEIRIENRIL
- a CDS encoding GNAT family N-acetyltransferase; its protein translation is MGELTFIWKKGAEISSVFEDLGELRITVFRDFPYLYEGSPNYETEYLKIYAQSDKALLFAVYDDQTMIGATTCIPLTDETDEVRKPFEDPGYDLGSVFYFGESILLKEYRGAGLGHRFFDERESHARSFGNFETACFCAVERAVDHPLKPSDYRPNDAFWLKRGYHKESRLQTQMKWLDIGDTVQSEKKMTFWVKNLKDH
- a CDS encoding nuclear transport factor 2 family protein; its protein translation is MTALETVELYYDCFNKKDWKGMLALLDPQVRHEANQGDVRIGIEKFTEFLGNMDVAYEETLTDMVFFTEKTGSRVAVEFVVNGIYKKGEEGLPEAYGQTYVLPAGAFLEVKEGKINRITTYYNLLLWIELVSKK